From Peromyscus maniculatus bairdii isolate BWxNUB_F1_BW_parent chromosome 8, HU_Pman_BW_mat_3.1, whole genome shotgun sequence, a single genomic window includes:
- the LOC143267092 gene encoding CMRF-35-like molecule 4 encodes MTPGVTGVWLPSALLLLQVPGCVPLHDPSKVTGTVKEEHKNKKYWCRVSLLPACKEIVRTRASKEAGKGRVSIRDHPSTLTFTVTLENLTLEDAGTCICGVDILLFDDSLREIHPSLGMDDFFKVVVSVVPDKPSSCTSPENRAHTLGSPTSSPVHTQPSVTTEDTTPGPGLQFWPVLSSIYFQLLVFLEVPLLLSMLSAVLWVNRPQRRSGKKQHCPDYENQ; translated from the exons ATGACCCCAGGAGTGACGGGAGTGTGGCTGCCTTCAGCTCTGCTCCTCTTGCAGGTCCCAG GCTGTGTCCCTCTGCATGACCCCAGCAAGGTGACAGGCACAGTCAAGGAGGAACACAAGAATAAGAAATACTGGTGCAGAGTGTCGCTGCTACCAGCATGTAAAGAGATTGTCAGGACCAGAGCCTCAAAAGAAGCTGGGAAAGGCCGAGTGTCCATCAGGGACCATCCATCCACCCTCACCTTCACAGTGACCTTGGAGAACCTCACCCTGGAGGATGCAGGCACCTGCATATGTGGAGTGGATATACTGCTTTTTGATGACTCCTTGAGGGAGATCCATCCTTCCTTGGGGATGGATGACTTCTTCAAGGTTGTGGTGTCCGTGGTCCCAGATAAGCCCTCTTCAT GCACTAGCCCCGAGAACAGAGCACATACCCTGGGgtcccccacatcctcaccagtgcACACTCAGCCCAGCGTGACCACAGAGGACACAACTCCTGGTCCCGGCCTACAATTCTG GCCAGTGCTGAGCAGCATCTACTTCCAGCTCCTGGTCTTTCTGGAGGTGCCCCTGctcctgagcatgctcagtgcgGTCCTCTGGGTGAACAGGCCTCAGAGGCGCTCTGGGAAGAAGCAGCATTGTCCTGATTATGAGAATCAGTGA